In Mercurialis annua linkage group LG5, ddMerAnnu1.2, whole genome shotgun sequence, a single genomic region encodes these proteins:
- the LOC126682833 gene encoding ubiquitin receptor RAD23b, giving the protein MKLTVKTLKGSHFEIRVQPTDTVMAVKKNIEDVQGKDNYPCGQQLLIHNGKVLKDETTLASNDVSEDGFLVVMLSKSKSSGSSGTSSTQPVASTPPTTAPTSNSTPAVEVQAPTPKNATSASDTTTATAQSETYGQAASNLVAGNNLEQTIQQLMDMGGGTWDKETVTRALRAAYNNPERAVDYLYSGIPETAEVAVPVAPFSAGEAADTGAAPAAPVSGGPNSSPLDMFPQGTISAGADAGGGLGTLDFLRNNTQFQTLRSMVQANPQILQPMLQELGKQNPQLLRMIQEHQAEFLQLLNEPLEGSEGDLFDQGDQDMPHAINVTPAEQEAIERLEAMGFDRALVIEAFLACDRNEELAANYLLENAGDFED; this is encoded by the exons ATGAAGCTCACCGTTAAAACTCTCAAAGGCAGTCATTTTGAAATTAGAGTTCAGCCCACTGATACT GTTATGGCAGTTAAAAAGAATATAGAAGATGTGCAAGGAAAGGATAATTATCCATGTGGGCAACAGTTGTTAATTCATAACGGGAAAGTGTTGAAAGATGAGACTACATTGGCTAGTAATGACGTCTCTGAAGATGGTTTTCTAGTTGTTATGCTTAGTAAG AGTAAATCTTCAGGTTCATCTGGGACCTCATCAACCCAG CCTGTTGCATCAACTCCACCTACAACTGCGCCAACTTCAAATTCAACTCCAGCAGTTGAAGTTCAAGCACC GACCCCAAAGAATGCGACGTCTGCTTCGGACACAACAACAGCCAC TGCACAAAGTGAGACCTATGGTCAAGCTGCGTCAAATTTAGTTGCTGGTAATAACCTGGAACAGACTATTCAACAGTTAATGGATATGGGGGGTGGAACATGGGATAAGGAAACTGTTACCCGCGCACTTCGAGCTGCCTACAACAATCCAGAAAGGGCAGTAGACTACCTGTACTCC GGTATTCCAGAAACAGCAGAAGTTGCTGTTCCGGTGGCTCCTTTCTCTGCAGGTGAGGCAGCTGATACCGGTGCTGCTCCTGCTGCACCTGTATCTGGAGGACCAAATTCATCTcctttggatatgtttccaCAG GGGACAATTTCTGCTGGTGCTGATGCCGGCGGTGGACTTGGCACCCTTGATTTCCTTAGAAATAACACACAG TTCCAAACCTTGAGATCAATGGTTCAGGCAAATCCTCAAATATTACAG CCCATGCTTCAGGAGCTTGGAAAGCAAAATCCTCAGCTGTTAAGAATGATTCAAGAACATCAGGCAGAATTTCTTCAGTTATTAAATGAACCTCTAGAAGGTTCAGAAGG GGATCTATTTGATCAGGGTGACCAAGATATGCCCCATGCTATAAATGTGACCCCCGCTGAACAGGAGGCTATTGAACGG cTGGAGGCAATGGGATTTGATAGAGCCCTAGTTATTGAGGCATTTTTGGCTTGCGATCGCAATGAGGAATTGGCGGCTAATTATCTATTGGAAAATGCTGGAGATTTTGAGGATTGA
- the LOC126680503 gene encoding fasciclin-like arabinogalactan protein 14, whose amino-acid sequence MSYSSFLALCFSFFLLFSAVTAFNITKILSNYSDFTTFNDILTKTQVASTINSRQTITILAVDNANISPLSTQSLDMQKTILSMHVILDYYDDAKLQKLPNKTELLTTLYQSSGQAVGDDGFLNATLMRNGDVVLGSAVSGSSLNSKLIKPLMTQPYNVSILHVSDIIMPRDINLSAKSTSAPPPSAGESPKSSPPSPSKAPAPAEAPKAAEAPAPAGSPQASDAPMGSSPEASTPSVAPSADTPEASSPSGMGPAAADSPFANGPAAADTPRPAAAAISIAGTGTRVAMFVMALHVVVTLAKLI is encoded by the coding sequence ATGTCTTATTCTTCATTTCTTGCTCTTTGTTTTTCattctttcttcttttctctgcTGTTACTGCTTTTAATATCACAAAAATCTTGAGTAATTACTCGGATTTCACCACCTTTAATGACATCTTAACTAAAACCCAAGTTGCATCCACCATTAACAGCCGCCAAACCATTACCATATTAGCAGTTGATAATGCTAACATTTCTCCTCTTTCTACTCAATCATTAGACATGCAAAAGACAATCTTGAGCATGCATGTGATTTTAGATTATTATGATGATGCAAAGCTTCAAAAATTACCTAATAAAACTGAACTTCTTACCACTCTTTATCAATCTAGCGGTCAAGCTGTAGGAGATGATGGGTTCTTAAATGCCACATTGATGAGGAATGGGGACGTTGTTCTTGGCTCTGCTGTTTCTGGGTCAAGCCTTAATTCCAAGCTAATTAAACCCCTTATGACACAGCCCTATAATGTTTCAATATTGCACGTTAGCGACATAATAATGCCTAGAGATATAAATTTAAGCGCAAAATCAACATCAGCACCACCACCATCTGCTGGTGAATCTCCCAAAAGTTCTCCTCCGTCGCCTAGCAAGGCACCCGCACCGGCTGAAGCTCCTAAGGCAGCGGAGGCTCCTGCACCTGCAGGGTCTCCTCAAGCCTCAGATGCACCGATGGGGTCGTCTCCTGAAGCATCCACGCCATCAGTTGCTCCAAGTGCAGATACTCCGGAGGCGTCTTCTCCATCGGGTATGGGTCCTGCTGCAGCAGATTCTCCATTTGCAAACGGTCCTGCTGCTGCAGATACTCCTCGTCCTGCTGCTGCTGCAATTAGCATTGCTGGAACAGGAACTAGGGTTGCTATGTTTGTGATGGCTTTGCACGTAGTTGTGACTCTAGCCAAGCTGATATGA
- the LOC126683341 gene encoding uncharacterized protein LOC126683341 isoform X1: protein MEKKKYPIGAESYVLYEEVGQGVSASVHRALCIPFDEIVAIKILDFERDNSDLSNISREVQTMILIDHPNVLKSHCSFVSDHNLWVVMPFMAGGSCLHILKAAYPDGFEEVVIATILREILKGLEYLHHHGQIHRDVKAGNILIDSRGAIKLGDFGVSACLFDSGDRQRMRNTFVGTPCWMAPEVMEQLHGYDFKADIWSFGITALELAHGHAPFSKYPPMKVLLMTLQNAPPGLDYERDKKFSKSFKQMIASCLVKDPSKRPSAKKLLKHSFFRQARSNDYLSRTVLEGLPVLGDRIRLLKRKEEDMLAQKKMPDGQKEELSQNEYKRGISGWNFNLEDVKAQASLIQDEDSVADMSTGGSSSSLSSFDALDKQLDSRHSSLSQVPEMDENDLTQNRLTPLTKVGYERSDDDSSIMSPQYEQSISQSSSPCCDCNVENNVTEKPFSEINGRPTEGIASQQKTGGASNGSNLAENGAPPNKGESDKLLYQQSNNSSTEGEDVLCEMHPKVPKVSASGSDEGDEKAKPPVVQQRGRFKVTSENVGIEKVAPLPILQKSHSMQVLHQHHGLSLPPTPDSTSSGLSGPSLFPLLNSVLQNNIVQRDGILNLMRQICGLDTPANRAIDGGSAPAQSGSSEKSLLEAAHDREKELLHEITELQWSYFGLYRLICAQEELQKHKTENAQV from the exons atggagaagaagaagtatCCCATAGGAGCAGAGTCTTACGTCCTATACGAAGAGGTTGGACAGGGAGTGAGTGCATCCGTGCACAGAGCTTTGTGTATTCCTTTTGATGAGATTGTTGCTATCAAGATTCTCGACTTTGAACGCGATAATTCTGATCTC AGTAACATTTCTCGTGAAGTGCAAACAATGATCTTAATCGACCATCCAAATGTTCTCAAATCACACTGCTCCTTTGTTTCTGATCATAATCTGTGGGTAGTTATGCCATTCATGGCTGGAGGTTCTTGCCTACACATTTTGAAGGCTGCTTATCCAGATGGTTTTGAGGAAGTTGTGATAGCAACGATACTTCGTGAGATATTAAAAGGCTTAGAGTACCTTCATCATCATGGACAAATACATCGAGATGTTAAA GCGGGAAACATTCTCATTGATTCACGGGGTGCAATCAAGTTGGGAGATTTTGGTGTTTCTGCTTGCCTTTTTGATTCAGGTGATAGACAACGTATGAGGAATACATTTGTGGGAACACCCTGCTG GATGGCACCTGAGGTCATGGAGCAGTTGCATGGATATGACTTCAA AGCTGATATTTGGTCGTTTGGCATTACTGCTTTGGAGCTTGCTCATGGACATGCTCCATTCTCAAAATATCCTCCTATGAAG GTATTGCTTATGACATTACAAAATGCACCCCCCGGTTTGGATTACGAAAGAGACAAGAAGTTCTCTAAG TCTTTTAAGCAGATGATAGCTAGTTGCTTGGTAAAAGATCCCTCAAAACGGCCTTCGGCAAAGAAGCTGTTGAAGCACTCTTTTTTTAGGCAAGCAAGGTCAAATGATTACCTATCAAGGACAGTTTTGGAAGGACTGCCTGTTCTTGGTGATCGTATTAGATTATTGAAG AGAAAGGAAGAGGATATGCTTGCGCAAAAGAAGATGCCGGATGGGCAGAAGGAGGAATTATCACAG AATGAGTATAAACGGGGTATTAGTGGTTGGAACTTTAATCTTGAAGATGTGAAGGCTCAAGCTTCCCTG ATACAAGATGAGGATTCAGTAGCTGATATGAGTACAGGAGGAAGCTCAAGTTCATTATCCTCATTTGATGCACTTGATAAGCAATTAGATTCTCGGCATTCCTCGTTGTCACAAGTCCCAGAAATG GATGAGAATGACCTGACACAGAATCGACTTACTCCTCTAACAAA AGTGGGATATGAAAGGTCTGATGATGACTCCAGCATTATGAGTCCACAATATGAACAGAGCATTTCACAAAGTTCTTCACCTTGTTGTGATTGTAATGTGGAGAACAATGTGACAGAAAAACCTTTTTCTGAGATCAATGGTCGACCAACGGAGGGCATAGCTTCACAACAGAAGACAGGAGGTGCATCAAATGGCTCTAATTTAGCAGAAAATGGAGCTCCTCCTAATAAAGGCGAAAG CGATAAGTTGTTATATCAGCAATCCAACAATTCAAGCACGGAAGGAGAAGATGTACTTTGTGAAATGCATCCTAAAGTACCTAAAGTCTCAG CATCAGGCAGTGATGAAGGTGATGAAAAAGCGAAGCCACCTGTTGTTCAGCAAAGAGGACGTTTCAAAGTTACTTCTGAGAATGTCGGTATTGAAAAG GTGGCTCCACTGCCTATATTGCAAAAGAGTCATAGCATGCAG GTGCTTCACCAACACCATGGACTTTCTTTACCACCAACACCTGATTCCACATCATCAGGTCTCTCTGGTCCTTCTTTGTTTCCACTGCTGAATTCAGTTTTGCAGAACAACATTGTTCAAAGG GATGGTATTCTTAATCTAATGAGGCAAATCTGTGGTTTGGACACTCCAG CTAACCGTGCCATTGATGGAGGATCCGCACCGGCACAATCAGGTTCCTCGGAGAAATCTTTG CTAGAAGCAGCTCATGATAGAGAGAAAGAGCTGCTTCATGAAATAACCGAGCTGCAGTGGAG TTATTTTGGATTATACAGACTTATATGTGCTCAAGAAGAACTCCAAAAACATAAAACAGAAAATGCTcag GTATAA
- the LOC126683341 gene encoding uncharacterized protein LOC126683341 isoform X2 → MEKKKYPIGAESYVLYEEVGQGVSASVHRALCIPFDEIVAIKILDFERDNSDLSNISREVQTMILIDHPNVLKSHCSFVSDHNLWVVMPFMAGGSCLHILKAAYPDGFEEVVIATILREILKGLEYLHHHGQIHRDVKAGNILIDSRGAIKLGDFGVSACLFDSGDRQRMRNTFVGTPCWMAPEVMEQLHGYDFKADIWSFGITALELAHGHAPFSKYPPMKVLLMTLQNAPPGLDYERDKKFSKSFKQMIASCLVKDPSKRPSAKKLLKHSFFRQARSNDYLSRTVLEGLPVLGDRIRLLKRKEEDMLAQKKMPDGQKEELSQNEYKRGISGWNFNLEDVKAQASLIQDEDSVADMSTGGSSSSLSSFDALDKQLDSRHSSLSQVPEMDENDLTQNRLTPLTKVGYERSDDDSSIMSPQYEQSISQSSSPCCDCNVENNVTEKPFSEINGRPTEGIASQQKTGGASNGSNLAENGAPPNKGESDKLLYQQSNNSSTEGEDVLCEMHPKVPKVSASGSDEGDEKAKPPVVQQRGRFKVTSENVGIEKVAPLPILQKSHSMQVLHQHHGLSLPPTPDSTSSGLSGPSLFPLLNSVLQNNIVQRDGILNLMRQICGLDTPANRAIDGGSAPAQSGSSEKSLLEAAHDREKELLHEITELQWRLICAQEELQKHKTENAQV, encoded by the exons atggagaagaagaagtatCCCATAGGAGCAGAGTCTTACGTCCTATACGAAGAGGTTGGACAGGGAGTGAGTGCATCCGTGCACAGAGCTTTGTGTATTCCTTTTGATGAGATTGTTGCTATCAAGATTCTCGACTTTGAACGCGATAATTCTGATCTC AGTAACATTTCTCGTGAAGTGCAAACAATGATCTTAATCGACCATCCAAATGTTCTCAAATCACACTGCTCCTTTGTTTCTGATCATAATCTGTGGGTAGTTATGCCATTCATGGCTGGAGGTTCTTGCCTACACATTTTGAAGGCTGCTTATCCAGATGGTTTTGAGGAAGTTGTGATAGCAACGATACTTCGTGAGATATTAAAAGGCTTAGAGTACCTTCATCATCATGGACAAATACATCGAGATGTTAAA GCGGGAAACATTCTCATTGATTCACGGGGTGCAATCAAGTTGGGAGATTTTGGTGTTTCTGCTTGCCTTTTTGATTCAGGTGATAGACAACGTATGAGGAATACATTTGTGGGAACACCCTGCTG GATGGCACCTGAGGTCATGGAGCAGTTGCATGGATATGACTTCAA AGCTGATATTTGGTCGTTTGGCATTACTGCTTTGGAGCTTGCTCATGGACATGCTCCATTCTCAAAATATCCTCCTATGAAG GTATTGCTTATGACATTACAAAATGCACCCCCCGGTTTGGATTACGAAAGAGACAAGAAGTTCTCTAAG TCTTTTAAGCAGATGATAGCTAGTTGCTTGGTAAAAGATCCCTCAAAACGGCCTTCGGCAAAGAAGCTGTTGAAGCACTCTTTTTTTAGGCAAGCAAGGTCAAATGATTACCTATCAAGGACAGTTTTGGAAGGACTGCCTGTTCTTGGTGATCGTATTAGATTATTGAAG AGAAAGGAAGAGGATATGCTTGCGCAAAAGAAGATGCCGGATGGGCAGAAGGAGGAATTATCACAG AATGAGTATAAACGGGGTATTAGTGGTTGGAACTTTAATCTTGAAGATGTGAAGGCTCAAGCTTCCCTG ATACAAGATGAGGATTCAGTAGCTGATATGAGTACAGGAGGAAGCTCAAGTTCATTATCCTCATTTGATGCACTTGATAAGCAATTAGATTCTCGGCATTCCTCGTTGTCACAAGTCCCAGAAATG GATGAGAATGACCTGACACAGAATCGACTTACTCCTCTAACAAA AGTGGGATATGAAAGGTCTGATGATGACTCCAGCATTATGAGTCCACAATATGAACAGAGCATTTCACAAAGTTCTTCACCTTGTTGTGATTGTAATGTGGAGAACAATGTGACAGAAAAACCTTTTTCTGAGATCAATGGTCGACCAACGGAGGGCATAGCTTCACAACAGAAGACAGGAGGTGCATCAAATGGCTCTAATTTAGCAGAAAATGGAGCTCCTCCTAATAAAGGCGAAAG CGATAAGTTGTTATATCAGCAATCCAACAATTCAAGCACGGAAGGAGAAGATGTACTTTGTGAAATGCATCCTAAAGTACCTAAAGTCTCAG CATCAGGCAGTGATGAAGGTGATGAAAAAGCGAAGCCACCTGTTGTTCAGCAAAGAGGACGTTTCAAAGTTACTTCTGAGAATGTCGGTATTGAAAAG GTGGCTCCACTGCCTATATTGCAAAAGAGTCATAGCATGCAG GTGCTTCACCAACACCATGGACTTTCTTTACCACCAACACCTGATTCCACATCATCAGGTCTCTCTGGTCCTTCTTTGTTTCCACTGCTGAATTCAGTTTTGCAGAACAACATTGTTCAAAGG GATGGTATTCTTAATCTAATGAGGCAAATCTGTGGTTTGGACACTCCAG CTAACCGTGCCATTGATGGAGGATCCGCACCGGCACAATCAGGTTCCTCGGAGAAATCTTTG CTAGAAGCAGCTCATGATAGAGAGAAAGAGCTGCTTCATGAAATAACCGAGCTGCAGTGGAG ACTTATATGTGCTCAAGAAGAACTCCAAAAACATAAAACAGAAAATGCTcag GTATAA